In Candidatus Contubernalis alkalaceticus, the following proteins share a genomic window:
- a CDS encoding PadR family transcriptional regulator, with protein sequence MFNLSNTEFMLLSLIRERKAASGYQLNTIIKNRGYRQWADVGMTSIYRGLKKLEQKGLIQGQLTTNKTIQGPAAKEYFLTDEGVNMLKEETGKGLSETRERDRRFDLALSTMDVLSSETALSLFFKRMQFLESEQKRISKVYSGQQQQISFQGALLFKHTLHFIKSEITFLNNLINNWEKETVNDDHKKF encoded by the coding sequence ATGTTCAACTTAAGCAATACCGAGTTTATGCTTCTTTCATTAATCCGAGAAAGAAAAGCGGCTTCCGGTTATCAATTAAATACTATTATCAAAAACCGGGGTTACCGCCAATGGGCGGATGTTGGTATGACTTCAATCTATAGAGGCTTAAAAAAACTGGAACAAAAGGGGCTGATTCAGGGGCAGCTCACGACTAATAAAACTATCCAGGGCCCAGCAGCAAAAGAATACTTTTTAACAGATGAAGGAGTAAATATGTTGAAAGAGGAAACGGGAAAAGGATTGTCTGAAACCAGGGAAAGAGACCGCAGGTTCGATTTAGCCCTTTCAACCATGGATGTGTTATCCTCAGAAACAGCACTATCCTTATTTTTCAAACGTATGCAATTTTTAGAATCGGAGCAAAAAAGAATTTCAAAGGTGTATTCTGGACAGCAGCAACAAATATCGTTTCAGGGCGCACTCTTATTTAAACATACTCTTCATTTCATAAAGAGTGAAATCACCTTTCTTAATAATCTAATAAATAACTGGGAAAAGGAGACGGTAAATGATGATCATAAAAAATTTTGA
- a CDS encoding polymer-forming cytoskeletal protein: protein MRKSYGKWILLILLTVLLLTGTVFGQGTVINEDINKAAGSLEIPRNTTVNGNVTVNMGEIEIEGIINGDVVSNMGTVSVYGDVNGNVTANMGEVVVPGRVSGNVNASMGSVSVDGDVGGNLKAGLGAIKIRGTIGGDVNLDLGDLQIMGHVLGNVTSQGKMICITGQVDGDVTMPRGIVELGPDAVVGGSVLVEQGLVQADAGARVGSIVVDEELSRREVDDMFSRGYNFKGIDHLINILPFTDGEFFRNFDFTIRPGNHRMFPFYTPFTGWSGRAASRVLGMVVIFALAALVHTLFPRNTNNIMRAVEQKTGSAILWGVLAVILAAPLAILLAITVIGIPLILVELLLLAIAWIMGYTGVTLWLGSRVLKPSSTEEANPLGKIALGVLLLGIIGFIPILGGLVGIGAFMLAVGTALSTRFGTENLTES from the coding sequence ATGAGGAAAAGTTATGGTAAGTGGATTTTGTTAATACTACTGACGGTGCTGCTTCTAACGGGTACTGTATTTGGTCAGGGTACGGTAATTAATGAAGACATAAACAAGGCCGCCGGAAGCCTGGAAATCCCTAGAAATACTACTGTCAATGGAAATGTCACTGTAAACATGGGAGAAATAGAAATTGAAGGTATCATCAATGGAGATGTGGTCTCCAATATGGGAACGGTTTCTGTGTACGGGGACGTAAACGGTAATGTAACCGCAAACATGGGGGAGGTAGTTGTGCCCGGTAGAGTCTCCGGAAACGTCAATGCCAGTATGGGATCGGTTTCGGTGGATGGAGACGTAGGAGGAAACCTGAAGGCAGGCCTGGGAGCCATCAAAATCAGAGGAACTATAGGCGGTGACGTGAACCTGGATTTGGGAGATTTACAGATCATGGGCCATGTGCTGGGCAATGTGACCAGCCAGGGTAAAATGATCTGCATCACCGGGCAGGTGGACGGTGACGTAACCATGCCCCGGGGAATCGTTGAACTTGGACCTGATGCAGTAGTAGGCGGCAGCGTTTTAGTTGAGCAGGGGTTGGTTCAGGCCGATGCTGGAGCCCGGGTAGGTTCCATTGTAGTGGATGAAGAACTGAGCCGGAGAGAAGTCGATGATATGTTCTCCCGGGGATATAACTTCAAAGGCATAGACCACTTAATTAATATACTTCCCTTTACCGACGGTGAGTTTTTCCGAAATTTTGACTTTACCATTCGTCCCGGAAACCACCGAATGTTTCCCTTCTATACCCCCTTTACCGGATGGTCCGGTCGAGCAGCATCTCGAGTCTTGGGGATGGTAGTGATCTTTGCCCTGGCCGCCCTGGTACACACCCTGTTTCCCAGGAATACCAATAATATTATGCGGGCGGTGGAACAAAAAACCGGCTCTGCAATTCTCTGGGGAGTGCTGGCGGTTATTCTGGCGGCACCTCTAGCCATACTCCTGGCCATAACTGTTATAGGAATACCTCTGATCCTGGTGGAATTACTGCTTCTGGCCATAGCCTGGATCATGGGCTACACTGGTGTGACACTGTGGTTAGGCAGTCGGGTTCTGAAGCCCTCTTCTACCGAAGAAGCAAATCCTCTAGGAAAAATAGCCCTGGGTGTTCTGCTTTTGGGCATCATTGGATTTATCCCGATACTGGGAGGACTGGTGGGAATCGGTGCATTCATGTTGGCCGTAGGCACTGCCCTGTCCACCCGTTTTGGGACAGAAAATCTTACGGAAAGTTGA
- a CDS encoding BtrH N-terminal domain-containing protein — translation MMIIKNFELINGDHCESTATGCLLKHAGTEMSEPMLIGLGQSFGFIYWKMSIMNLPFLGGRSKPFELTHTFCDNLNITLDARETGSKKKAWANITDFIDQNIPVALQLDCYHLEHFNRAFHFAGHFVCVYGYDDTHAYLVDTGAFYKTALENLENARFEKGPMSAKARSWTLQLDQKQPALQDIIPRAIKAVAMEFLNPPIKNFGYKGIHKLSSEVVKWIDMAPNPEEDLIASADIMENGGTGGALFRNFYRDFLKESLEYLPGNQQIEKAFELYKLAASNWVQIAALIHKAGLTGERIHLEKASTICSETAEIEKNAMEMLSSL, via the coding sequence ATGATGATCATAAAAAATTTTGAGTTAATTAACGGTGACCATTGTGAATCCACTGCCACAGGGTGCTTGTTAAAGCATGCAGGAACTGAAATGAGTGAACCAATGTTAATCGGTCTTGGACAGAGCTTCGGTTTTATATACTGGAAAATGAGTATAATGAATCTGCCCTTTTTAGGAGGCCGTTCAAAGCCCTTTGAGCTTACCCATACTTTCTGTGATAACCTCAATATTACCCTGGATGCCAGGGAAACCGGTTCAAAGAAGAAAGCATGGGCAAATATTACAGATTTTATTGATCAGAATATTCCTGTAGCTCTGCAGCTTGATTGTTATCACTTAGAGCATTTTAACAGAGCTTTTCATTTTGCCGGACATTTTGTTTGTGTATATGGCTATGACGACACTCATGCATACCTTGTTGATACGGGAGCATTCTATAAAACTGCATTGGAAAACCTAGAAAACGCCCGCTTTGAAAAAGGCCCCATGTCTGCAAAAGCCAGATCATGGACCCTGCAGTTAGACCAAAAACAACCGGCCTTGCAGGATATTATTCCTAGAGCTATCAAAGCTGTTGCTATGGAATTTCTTAATCCACCTATAAAAAACTTTGGTTACAAAGGCATCCATAAATTGAGTAGTGAGGTTGTAAAATGGATTGACATGGCACCCAATCCGGAAGAGGATCTTATTGCTTCAGCAGATATAATGGAAAATGGAGGAACCGGAGGAGCATTGTTCCGTAACTTTTATCGAGATTTTTTAAAGGAAAGCCTGGAATATTTACCGGGTAACCAACAAATAGAAAAGGCATTTGAGCTTTACAAACTTGCGGCTTCAAACTGGGTCCAGATTGCAGCTCTTATTCATAAAGCTGGTCTGACAGGTGAAAGAATACATCTTGAAAAAGCGTCGACAATTTGCAGTGAAACCGCCGAAATAGAAAAAAATGCGATGGAAATGCTCAGCAGTTTATAA
- a CDS encoding ABC transporter permease, with the protein MTGQIFPVFLLVNLSDTLLPIMLVVLLVGLIADEYRDGTLKLPLLMPISRGELLVGKMAAAVVMVVVLMAVTLLGGYAAGTLIFGWEQEVIIGEQMFMVKSVTQVLGFYLLTMIPFIAYAFIILFFSMMFANSGVATGAAIGVHFMPLFTGGFFEKLQPAILNTYYYMGGMALTPALDWQELLGNLAVIGAYMLVFTVINFMTFKKKDILY; encoded by the coding sequence ATGACCGGTCAAATTTTCCCAGTGTTTTTATTAGTCAACCTTTCAGATACCCTTCTTCCCATTATGCTGGTAGTACTCCTGGTTGGTTTGATCGCTGATGAATACAGGGACGGAACGTTAAAACTCCCCCTTTTAATGCCCATCAGCCGTGGGGAACTGTTGGTAGGGAAAATGGCAGCAGCAGTGGTGATGGTGGTAGTTTTGATGGCTGTTACCCTGTTGGGGGGATATGCCGCAGGGACACTGATCTTCGGGTGGGAACAAGAGGTTATTATTGGGGAGCAGATGTTTATGGTGAAAAGTGTAACTCAAGTCTTGGGATTCTACCTGCTAACCATGATTCCTTTCATTGCTTATGCTTTTATCATCCTGTTCTTTTCCATGATGTTTGCCAACAGCGGGGTGGCCACCGGGGCCGCCATAGGAGTCCATTTTATGCCGCTGTTCACCGGGGGCTTTTTCGAGAAACTGCAGCCGGCCATACTGAATACTTACTACTATATGGGCGGGATGGCTTTGACGCCTGCGCTGGATTGGCAAGAACTACTGGGCAATTTAGCTGTAATCGGCGCCTACATGTTGGTGTTTACAGTGATAAACTTCATGACTTTTAAGAAAAAAGATATATTGTATTAG